A stretch of Aerococcaceae bacterium zg-252 DNA encodes these proteins:
- a CDS encoding alpha/beta hydrolase codes for MNKNYYYLEMKTHHLLVPYLNKERRVRILLPKDYHNEEVSYPVVYFHDGQNVFHSRESFSGYSWKVVHTIKKNPDLPKMIIVAIDNDDENRMNEYAPWWFEGMGILQSRIGGKGVEYAEFVMNVVKPFIDANYRTKSDKAHTAMVGSSLGGNITQFCGIQYQDSIGGLGVFSSANFLNQQSFNRLIERKPLNPDQRVFIYVGTQEGDETDSTLMAGNIKQAYIDTSVLYYQQLIKAGIPLEHLQLRIVADAFHTEEAWANEMLNCFRLLSEKW; via the coding sequence ATGAATAAGAACTATTATTATTTAGAAATGAAAACACATCATTTATTAGTTCCGTATCTGAACAAAGAACGGCGAGTTCGTATTCTTTTACCGAAAGATTATCATAATGAAGAGGTATCATATCCAGTCGTTTATTTTCATGATGGACAAAATGTCTTTCATAGTAGAGAATCCTTTAGTGGATATTCTTGGAAAGTCGTGCATACAATTAAAAAAAATCCTGATTTACCTAAGATGATTATCGTTGCGATTGATAATGACGATGAGAATCGTATGAATGAATATGCTCCTTGGTGGTTTGAGGGAATGGGCATTTTACAAAGCCGTATTGGTGGTAAAGGTGTCGAATATGCAGAATTTGTCATGAATGTCGTCAAACCTTTTATTGACGCTAACTATCGTACGAAATCGGATAAAGCACATACGGCAATGGTAGGTAGTTCTCTTGGGGGGAATATTACTCAATTTTGTGGGATTCAATATCAAGATAGTATCGGTGGTTTAGGTGTTTTTTCATCGGCTAATTTTTTGAATCAGCAATCGTTTAATCGTTTAATCGAACGAAAACCACTTAATCCTGACCAACGAGTGTTTATCTATGTCGGAACACAAGAGGGCGATGAGACAGATTCGACCTTAATGGCAGGCAATATTAAGCAGGCATACATAGATACTTCGGTATTGTATTATCAACAATTAATTAAAGCGGGCATTCCATTAGAGCATCTGCAATTACGCATTGTTGCCGATGCGTTTCATACGGAAGAAGCATGGGCAAATGAAATGTTAAATTGTTTTCGCTTATTAAGTGAAAAATGGTAA
- a CDS encoding carbamoyl phosphate synthase large subunit, whose amino-acid sequence MNYIVISPYYPYNFQKFSIELKNKGINVLGIGQEPYDQLGSELQGALTEYFRVNNLEDIDEVKRAVAFLFYKHGPIERIESQNEYWLNMDAELREQFNVPGVKPSELNFTKRKSEMKKKFIAAGAPVVSGEVVSNSEDVERVVKQLGLPLIAKPDIGVGAAATYALKTAEDVEIFKQNWDGHTDYFFEEFVDDAPIVTYDGLLDKEGNIVFETGFEYTYTPIELLSQTVDISYYVTKEIDPVLRKISQKIIKEIGMKERFFHIEFFCTGEQEYITIEYNNRPPGSFSMDLYSLAYDTNLYADYAGLVAGETVTQKEDKVATAAITRRAGVHYRYDEATLYERFGQYIVARYDNPEAFSSLQGHWTFMVKGCTDDELTSIIHDFTERVN is encoded by the coding sequence ATGAACTATATTGTGATTTCACCTTATTATCCGTATAATTTTCAAAAATTTTCAATTGAGTTAAAAAACAAAGGTATCAATGTATTAGGAATTGGTCAAGAACCTTATGACCAGTTGGGTAGTGAATTGCAAGGAGCATTAACAGAGTATTTCCGTGTTAATAATTTAGAAGATATTGATGAAGTGAAACGTGCAGTTGCTTTTCTTTTTTATAAGCATGGGCCGATTGAACGCATTGAATCACAAAATGAGTATTGGTTAAATATGGATGCTGAATTACGTGAGCAGTTCAATGTACCAGGCGTGAAGCCGTCTGAATTGAATTTTACTAAACGTAAATCAGAAATGAAGAAGAAATTTATCGCAGCTGGTGCACCAGTTGTATCCGGTGAAGTAGTATCAAATAGCGAAGATGTTGAGCGAGTGGTGAAACAATTAGGCTTGCCATTAATCGCTAAGCCTGATATTGGAGTGGGGGCTGCTGCTACTTATGCCTTAAAAACAGCAGAAGATGTTGAAATATTTAAACAAAACTGGGACGGACATACAGATTATTTCTTTGAAGAATTTGTCGATGATGCTCCGATTGTGACATATGACGGTCTATTGGATAAAGAGGGCAATATTGTATTTGAAACAGGTTTTGAATATACCTACACACCAATTGAATTATTATCGCAAACGGTAGATATTTCTTACTATGTAACGAAAGAGATTGACCCTGTATTAAGAAAAATTTCGCAAAAGATTATTAAAGAGATTGGTATGAAAGAACGATTTTTCCATATTGAATTTTTCTGTACAGGTGAGCAAGAATATATTACCATTGAGTATAATAATCGCCCACCTGGTTCATTTTCAATGGATTTATACAGTTTAGCGTATGATACTAATTTATATGCTGACTATGCTGGATTGGTTGCTGGGGAAACGGTGACTCAAAAAGAAGATAAGGTAGCGACTGCAGCGATTACACGTCGTGCAGGTGTACATTATCGTTATGATGAAGCTACTTTATATGAGCGTTTTGGGCAATATATTGTAGCTCGATACGATAATCCAGAAGCCTTTTCAAGTTTACAAGGGCATTGGACATTCATGGTCAAAGGATGTACAGACGATGAATTAACGTCGATTATTCATGACTTTACTGAGCGAGTGAATTAG
- the deoD gene encoding purine-nucleoside phosphorylase, with protein sequence MSVHINANKGDIAKVVLFPGDPLRAKFIAETFLEDVVQYNTVRNMFGFTGTYKGVRISVQGSGMGMPSAMIYAEELYQEFDVDTIIRIGSAGGMKEEVKVRDIVFGMGATTDSSALHHIFDGQVHYSAIASFDVLDTAYHIAKEVNIEGIHVGNILSSDRFYNEEMDKAKLARYGVLAVEMEAAGIYAVAAKHNRRALAMCTISDHLLTGEETTAQEREQTFTQMMEIALETAVQLQK encoded by the coding sequence ATGAGTGTACATATTAATGCAAATAAAGGTGATATTGCGAAAGTTGTTTTATTTCCAGGAGACCCATTGCGTGCAAAATTTATTGCTGAAACATTTTTAGAAGATGTGGTTCAATATAATACAGTTCGTAATATGTTTGGTTTTACTGGAACGTATAAAGGCGTTCGTATTTCAGTTCAAGGTTCAGGTATGGGAATGCCGTCCGCTATGATTTATGCTGAAGAATTGTATCAGGAATTTGATGTCGACACGATTATTCGTATCGGTTCAGCTGGTGGTATGAAAGAAGAAGTAAAAGTGCGTGATATTGTCTTTGGTATGGGTGCTACAACTGATTCAAGTGCATTACATCATATTTTTGACGGTCAAGTACATTATTCAGCGATTGCGTCATTTGATGTATTAGATACGGCGTATCATATTGCTAAAGAAGTTAATATTGAAGGGATTCATGTAGGTAATATTTTATCGAGCGATCGTTTTTACAATGAAGAAATGGACAAAGCAAAATTAGCTCGCTACGGTGTGTTAGCCGTTGAAATGGAAGCTGCTGGTATCTATGCGGTTGCAGCTAAACATAATCGTCGTGCCTTAGCAATGTGTACGATTAGTGACCATTTATTAACAGGAGAAGAAACAACAGCACAAGAACGTGAACAAACCTTTACACAAATGATGGAAATTGCATTAGAAACTGCTGTTCAATTACAGAAATAA
- a CDS encoding esterase family protein, with translation MQVEFLSHYSGHLGREMSLNRYGHSGMPIVVFPSSGGSHFEYADFGMIEACRYWIEAGRVQFFTLSSADAETWEAKGKSAHDMARRHVDYERYVIEEAIPFIKHRTGWFDPMMTTGCSMGAYHALNFYLQHPDVFQKVVALSGVYNASFFTGDYGNDPLVYQNSPSDYIWNQHDEWFINHYRNGDIIVCTGLGAWEQDGLPSFYSLKQAFEQKNIPAWFDEWGHDVAHDWVWWREQMPYYMGHLFG, from the coding sequence ATGCAAGTAGAATTTTTAAGTCATTATAGTGGACATCTTGGTCGTGAGATGTCATTGAATCGTTATGGGCATTCTGGAATGCCGATTGTTGTTTTCCCGTCATCGGGTGGATCGCATTTTGAATATGCAGACTTCGGTATGATTGAAGCGTGTCGATATTGGATTGAAGCAGGGAGAGTACAATTTTTTACCCTTTCAAGTGCTGATGCTGAAACATGGGAAGCAAAAGGAAAGTCGGCACATGATATGGCACGTCGCCATGTTGATTATGAACGTTATGTTATCGAAGAGGCAATTCCTTTTATTAAACATCGTACAGGGTGGTTTGACCCGATGATGACAACTGGTTGTAGTATGGGAGCATACCATGCACTTAATTTTTATTTACAGCACCCCGATGTGTTTCAAAAGGTTGTAGCATTATCTGGTGTGTATAATGCTAGTTTCTTTACAGGTGATTATGGTAATGACCCACTTGTTTATCAAAACTCACCGAGCGACTACATTTGGAATCAACATGATGAGTGGTTTATCAATCATTATCGTAATGGTGATATTATTGTGTGTACTGGTCTAGGAGCATGGGAGCAGGACGGATTGCCGTCATTTTATTCGTTGAAACAAGCATTTGAACAAAAAAATATTCCAGCTTGGTTCGATGAATGGGGGCATGATGTTGCACATGATTGGGTTTGGTGGCGTGAGCAAATGCCGTATTATATGGGACATTTATTTGGTTAG